In Desulfobotulus pelophilus, the following proteins share a genomic window:
- a CDS encoding ABC transporter substrate-binding protein has protein sequence MQKRILIPAFFFLCLYSLFLFQHTPEEIKPTLTLAHDKGSLPRFQQAFVNQAVVAEKRTGHRFIPTDSQTTDLFISRMEANLPTSKAPALFTWWTGSRADDLLKKGVIADISHIWNKHRQHYPEFIRESYTRDGRMYGFPYSIEYWPIWYNRDIFDRLGLQAPTTWEEFIEICEMLKTEGITPLLSSLQFSWYATIWFSQLIMGEDPEFYTDLHNNTHDYSDARIRKAMETWQYMLLRGYFTPPSTRMFTNGAHLWNTEAFAMVLCGSWYPSMVLIDQGVPEESIGMFLLPPRNPVAGFSLMMETGPIFTASHSQEREQADAIADWWMGTEGSLLFSQSMGTFSANRNVETTHLPNFRQQLLYHMEKKNPHILPRFWESAPGPLLQPVTDILSHFIMDPDHLELTLEKLALLQNDLSRSMPLP, from the coding sequence ATGCAGAAACGCATTCTAATACCTGCTTTCTTTTTTCTGTGCCTGTACAGCCTGTTTCTTTTTCAGCACACCCCGGAGGAAATAAAGCCCACCCTCACACTGGCCCATGACAAAGGTAGCCTGCCACGTTTTCAGCAGGCCTTTGTCAACCAGGCCGTTGTGGCAGAAAAACGTACGGGCCACAGATTTATACCCACGGACTCCCAGACAACGGATCTTTTCATCAGCCGCATGGAAGCCAACCTACCCACCAGCAAAGCCCCTGCCCTCTTCACCTGGTGGACAGGCAGCCGTGCTGACGATCTTCTCAAAAAAGGGGTGATTGCAGACATCAGCCACATATGGAATAAACACAGGCAGCACTACCCCGAATTCATCCGGGAAAGCTACACCCGGGATGGAAGAATGTACGGTTTTCCTTATAGTATTGAATACTGGCCCATCTGGTACAATCGGGATATTTTTGATCGTCTGGGTCTGCAAGCACCCACAACATGGGAAGAATTCATTGAGATATGCGAAATGCTGAAAACAGAGGGGATCACGCCTCTTCTCTCTTCCCTGCAGTTTTCCTGGTATGCCACCATCTGGTTTTCTCAGCTCATTATGGGAGAAGATCCTGAATTCTACACTGACCTGCACAACAATACCCATGATTACAGTGATGCAAGAATCAGAAAAGCCATGGAGACATGGCAGTATATGCTGCTCAGGGGATATTTTACGCCTCCATCCACCCGCATGTTCACCAATGGAGCCCACCTGTGGAACACGGAAGCCTTTGCCATGGTTCTCTGCGGTTCCTGGTATCCCTCCATGGTTCTCATCGATCAGGGCGTTCCGGAAGAAAGCATCGGCATGTTTCTTCTCCCTCCCCGTAATCCGGTGGCAGGCTTCAGCCTGATGATGGAAACCGGCCCCATATTCACAGCAAGCCATTCACAGGAGAGGGAACAGGCGGATGCCATTGCAGACTGGTGGATGGGAACGGAAGGCAGCCTTCTCTTTTCCCAGTCCATGGGTACTTTTTCGGCCAACCGAAACGTCGAAACCACCCATCTCCCGAATTTTCGCCAGCAGCTCCTGTACCACATGGAGAAAAAAAACCCTCATATACTGCCACGCTTCTGGGAAAGCGCACCCGGCCCCCTGCTTCAGCCGGTCACGGATATCCTGTCCCATTTTATCATGGATCCGGACCACCTTGAGCTGACCCTGGAAAAACTGGCCCTTTTACAGAATGATCTGTCCCGGAGCATGCCTTTACCATGA
- the ldhH gene encoding L-lactate dehydrogenase (quinone) large subunit LdhH, whose translation MIKTPQNMKDYSDQIRATLKEKFLQTTLNNFATSYKASRAKAFSGMDLEGLRQDIACAKDAALPRLEELLEEFTGHAEASGVKVHFAKTAQEANAIIAAIAKENNVKTIVKSKSMTAEETFLNDHLEKQGLTVTETDLGEWIIQLRHEGPSHMVMPAIHLSRYQVGDLFTDVSGEQQDPENIDKLVKVARKQLRPRFMEADMGISGANFALADSGAIGIVTNEGNARLTTTLPRVHVTLAGVDKLIPDLKSALTALKGLTRNATGQGLTSYVTWIKGQPPCGASEKEAKTRHIVFLDNGRLALAKDPVFSEVLRCIRCGACANVCPIYRILGGHTYGHVYIGAIGLILTFFYHGRDNARAIVKNCLNCQSCKVVCPAKIDLPYLIKKVYREVMDEDGKRPLRNRLLAKVMGNRRLFHTLLKNAWMAQAPIADGPKIRHLPTIFGRKHDFRTIPVLAKHPLRDQWASFKPVVKNPKLKVALFAGCAQDFIYPQQAKDAVSLLASYGVDVDLPMDQTCCGLPLLMMAENETAKEVAGQNLKALDTSKYDYILTLCASCGSHIKENYPKLLQKENAVPDEVRKLEEKIIDFSSFMVNVLKVTAEDFRVSGKKVAYHAPCHLCRGLDVVEEPRELMRVAGLDYIPAADEDVCCGFSGSYSVDFPEVSEQLLRRKVANMEATGADIVVTDCPGCVMQISGGMDKHASRMRVCHMAEILQEFRKKD comes from the coding sequence CGACCTTAAAAGAAAAATTTCTTCAGACAACCCTGAACAACTTTGCCACCAGCTACAAGGCTTCAAGGGCCAAAGCTTTCAGCGGTATGGATCTGGAAGGACTGCGGCAGGATATCGCCTGCGCCAAGGATGCGGCCCTTCCAAGACTGGAAGAGTTACTGGAAGAGTTCACCGGTCATGCGGAAGCCAGTGGCGTGAAGGTGCACTTCGCCAAGACCGCCCAGGAAGCCAACGCCATCATTGCGGCCATTGCAAAGGAAAACAATGTAAAAACCATTGTCAAATCCAAATCCATGACCGCAGAGGAAACCTTTCTCAACGACCACCTGGAAAAACAGGGCCTCACGGTCACAGAAACCGACCTGGGTGAATGGATCATTCAGCTGCGCCATGAAGGCCCCTCCCACATGGTTATGCCCGCCATCCACCTTTCCCGCTATCAGGTGGGCGATCTGTTTACCGACGTTTCCGGAGAACAGCAGGATCCGGAAAACATCGACAAACTTGTGAAGGTGGCAAGAAAACAGCTCCGCCCCCGCTTCATGGAAGCGGATATGGGCATCTCCGGTGCCAACTTTGCCCTCGCGGACTCCGGTGCCATCGGCATTGTCACCAATGAAGGCAATGCCCGGCTCACCACCACCCTGCCACGGGTGCATGTTACCCTTGCCGGTGTGGACAAACTGATCCCCGATCTCAAAAGTGCCCTCACCGCGCTGAAAGGCCTTACAAGGAATGCAACAGGTCAGGGGCTCACTTCCTATGTGACCTGGATCAAGGGCCAGCCCCCCTGCGGCGCTTCGGAAAAAGAAGCCAAAACCCGGCATATCGTCTTTCTGGATAACGGCCGACTGGCCCTTGCCAAAGATCCCGTCTTTTCCGAAGTCCTGCGCTGCATCCGCTGCGGAGCCTGCGCCAATGTCTGCCCCATCTACCGGATCCTCGGTGGCCATACCTACGGCCATGTGTACATTGGTGCCATCGGTCTCATTCTCACCTTCTTTTACCATGGCAGGGACAATGCCCGTGCCATCGTAAAAAACTGCCTCAACTGCCAAAGCTGCAAGGTAGTCTGCCCTGCCAAAATCGATCTTCCCTACCTCATCAAAAAGGTATACCGGGAAGTCATGGATGAAGACGGCAAACGGCCTTTACGCAACCGGCTTCTCGCCAAGGTCATGGGCAACCGCAGACTCTTCCATACCCTGCTCAAAAACGCATGGATGGCCCAGGCCCCCATTGCCGATGGCCCGAAAATCCGTCACCTGCCCACCATTTTCGGCCGTAAGCACGACTTCCGCACCATCCCCGTGCTGGCCAAACACCCCCTGCGGGATCAGTGGGCCTCCTTCAAACCTGTGGTCAAAAATCCCAAACTCAAAGTGGCCCTTTTTGCAGGTTGTGCCCAGGACTTCATCTACCCTCAGCAGGCAAAAGATGCCGTTTCCCTTCTGGCCAGCTATGGCGTGGATGTGGACCTTCCCATGGATCAGACCTGCTGCGGTCTGCCCCTTCTCATGATGGCGGAAAATGAAACAGCTAAAGAAGTAGCCGGGCAAAACCTGAAGGCGCTGGATACAAGCAAATACGATTATATCCTCACCCTCTGCGCCTCCTGTGGCTCCCACATCAAAGAGAATTACCCTAAACTTCTTCAAAAGGAAAATGCCGTTCCCGATGAAGTCAGAAAACTTGAGGAGAAGATCATCGATTTCTCCTCCTTCATGGTGAATGTGCTGAAGGTGACAGCGGAGGATTTCCGTGTGAGCGGAAAGAAGGTAGCCTACCACGCGCCCTGCCATCTCTGCCGCGGCCTCGATGTGGTGGAAGAACCAAGGGAGCTCATGCGGGTTGCGGGTCTTGACTATATCCCTGCTGCGGATGAGGATGTCTGCTGCGGCTTCTCCGGATCCTACTCCGTAGACTTCCCTGAGGTTTCCGAGCAGCTGCTGCGCCGCAAAGTGGCCAACATGGAAGCAACAGGGGCAGACATTGTGGTCACGGACTGCCCGGGCTGCGTCATGCAGATTTCCGGCGGCATGGACAAACATGCCTCCCGCATGCGTGTCTGCCATATGGCAGAGATTTTACAGGAGTTCAGGAAAAAAGATTAA